One region of Trichosurus vulpecula isolate mTriVul1 chromosome 1, mTriVul1.pri, whole genome shotgun sequence genomic DNA includes:
- the SH3GL1 gene encoding endophilin-A2 isoform X2: MSVAGLKKQFYKASQLVSEKVGGAEGTKLDDDFKEMEKKVDVTSKAVAEVLTRTIEYLQPNPASRAKLTMLNTVSKIRGQVKNPGYPQSEGLLGECMIRYGKELGDESNFGDALLDAGESMKRLAEVKDSLDIEVKQNFVDPLQNLCDKDLKEIQHHLKKLEGRRLDFDYKKKRQGKIPDEELRQAMEKFEESKEVAETSMHNLLETDIEQVSQLSALVDAQLDYHRQAVQILDELADKLKRRMREASSRPKREYKPKPRDSYDFGEPDQSNGGFPCAPAPKITASSSFRSSDKPIRTPIRSMPPLDQPSCKALYDFEPENDGELGFREGDIITLTNQIDENWYEGMINGQSGFFPLNYVEVLVPLPQ; encoded by the exons CTGGTCAGTGAAAAGGTTGGAGGAGCTGAAGGGACCAAGCTTGATGATGACTTCAAAGAAATGGAGAAG AAAGTGGATGTTACCAGCAAGGCTGTGGCAGAGGTGTTGACCAGAACCATTGAGTACCTTCAGCCCAACCCAG CCTCTCGAGCCAAGCTGACAATGCTCAACACTGTGTCGAAAATCAGAGGGCAGGTGAAGAATCCTGGTTATCCACAGTCAGAAGGGCTCTTAGGCGAGTGCATGATTCGCTATGGAAAGGAGCTGGGAGATGAGTCCAACTTTG GTGATGCCCTTTTGGATGCTGGTGAATCAATGAAGCGATTAGCAGAAGTGAAAGATTCTCTGGACATAGAAGTCAAACAGAATTTTGTTGACCCCCTCCAGAACTTGTGTGATAAAGACCTAAAGGAGATCCAG CATCATCTGAAAAAGCTTGAGGGCAGACGTCTAGATTTCGACTACAAGAAGAAGCGTCAGGGAAAGATACCAGATGAGGAGCTTCGTCAAGCGATGGAGAAATTTGAAGAGTCCAAGGAAGTGGCAGAGACCAGCATGCACAACCTCCTGGAGACTGAT ATTGAGCAGGTGAGCCAGCTCTCAGCCCTGGTGGACGCCCAGCTAGATTACCACAGGCAAGCAGTACAGATCCTGGATGAACTGGCAGACAAGCTGAAGCGCAG GATGCGGGAAGCCTCTTCCCGTCCGAAGCGGGAATACAAGCCAAAGCCTAGAGATTCCTATGACTTTGGAGAGCCTGACCAGTCCAATGGAGGCTTCCCTTGTGCCCCAGCCCCCAAGATCACAG CTTCTTCCTCTTTCCGATCCTCCGACAAGCCCATCCGGACCCCCATCAGGAGTATGC CGCCTCTGGACCAGCCCAGCTGCAAGGCCCTATATGACTTTGAGCCTGAGAACGATGGGGAACTGGGCTTCCGGGAGGGTGACATCATCACGCTGACCAACCAGATTGATGAGAACTGGTACGAAGGCATGATCAACGGCCAGTCAGGCTTCTTCCCCCTCAACTATGTGGAGGTGCTGGTCCCACTACCTCAGTGA
- the SH3GL1 gene encoding endophilin-A2 isoform X1, with the protein MSVAGLKKQFYKASQLVSEKVGGAEGTKLDDDFKEMEKKVDVTSKAVAEVLTRTIEYLQPNPASRAKLTMLNTVSKIRGQVKNPGYPQSEGLLGECMIRYGKELGDESNFGDALLDAGESMKRLAEVKDSLDIEVKQNFVDPLQNLCDKDLKEIQHHLKKLEGRRLDFDYKKKRQGKIPDEELRQAMEKFEESKEVAETSMHNLLETDIEQVSQLSALVDAQLDYHRQAVQILDELADKLKRRMREASSRPKREYKPKPRDSYDFGEPDQSNGGFPCAPAPKITAASSSFRSSDKPIRTPIRSMPPLDQPSCKALYDFEPENDGELGFREGDIITLTNQIDENWYEGMINGQSGFFPLNYVEVLVPLPQ; encoded by the exons CTGGTCAGTGAAAAGGTTGGAGGAGCTGAAGGGACCAAGCTTGATGATGACTTCAAAGAAATGGAGAAG AAAGTGGATGTTACCAGCAAGGCTGTGGCAGAGGTGTTGACCAGAACCATTGAGTACCTTCAGCCCAACCCAG CCTCTCGAGCCAAGCTGACAATGCTCAACACTGTGTCGAAAATCAGAGGGCAGGTGAAGAATCCTGGTTATCCACAGTCAGAAGGGCTCTTAGGCGAGTGCATGATTCGCTATGGAAAGGAGCTGGGAGATGAGTCCAACTTTG GTGATGCCCTTTTGGATGCTGGTGAATCAATGAAGCGATTAGCAGAAGTGAAAGATTCTCTGGACATAGAAGTCAAACAGAATTTTGTTGACCCCCTCCAGAACTTGTGTGATAAAGACCTAAAGGAGATCCAG CATCATCTGAAAAAGCTTGAGGGCAGACGTCTAGATTTCGACTACAAGAAGAAGCGTCAGGGAAAGATACCAGATGAGGAGCTTCGTCAAGCGATGGAGAAATTTGAAGAGTCCAAGGAAGTGGCAGAGACCAGCATGCACAACCTCCTGGAGACTGAT ATTGAGCAGGTGAGCCAGCTCTCAGCCCTGGTGGACGCCCAGCTAGATTACCACAGGCAAGCAGTACAGATCCTGGATGAACTGGCAGACAAGCTGAAGCGCAG GATGCGGGAAGCCTCTTCCCGTCCGAAGCGGGAATACAAGCCAAAGCCTAGAGATTCCTATGACTTTGGAGAGCCTGACCAGTCCAATGGAGGCTTCCCTTGTGCCCCAGCCCCCAAGATCACAG CAGCTTCTTCCTCTTTCCGATCCTCCGACAAGCCCATCCGGACCCCCATCAGGAGTATGC CGCCTCTGGACCAGCCCAGCTGCAAGGCCCTATATGACTTTGAGCCTGAGAACGATGGGGAACTGGGCTTCCGGGAGGGTGACATCATCACGCTGACCAACCAGATTGATGAGAACTGGTACGAAGGCATGATCAACGGCCAGTCAGGCTTCTTCCCCCTCAACTATGTGGAGGTGCTGGTCCCACTACCTCAGTGA